In Vibrio quintilis, the DNA window ACCATTTCAATAAACAGAATATAGTTTATTATCTAACGCCTGAAGGTAATGAACACCATAAGAAGATTCATCCAAAGCATTGATCATATTGACAGGTAGTGATTGATCATATTCTTCAAAACATGTTGCAAGTCCGGCCGCAATAGAAGCAACACTATCAGTATCTCCTCCCAGAGAAACACACTGAATAATCAGATCTGACAGGTTATCATTAGAAATCAGACAGCTAAATGCGGCACTCACCGTATCATAAGCTTTTACACTGACCTCAGTACACCAGTTAAAATCCCAGTCAGAGACCCCATAGTTTTCCAGAAAACATTTCAGATCTGAAACTTTACCGTGCTGGTGAATTCCGAAATGACCAGCTAATGCAACAGCACAAGCTGATTGTATTGCAATATCAGTGTTATGAGTGATGGAAGCCTGCATGCTGGCTTTAGAGATTAACTCACCTGTGTCTTTGATAACACTCAGAGGTACAGAACGCATAGCTGCGCCATTTCTGTTGCTGGTATTGATGATTTTTTCTAAAAATTCCTGACCGCTGTGTATCCCGGTAAGAAAGCTATGGAACCCTTTGGCATAACCCAGTCGTGGATCCCGTTTAAAACATGCTACAAATTTGTCTGCAATAAGAGCCTTGGTCCAGTGAGGTGCTTCCACAATCAACTCAGCAATCGCAACAGACATTTGAGTATCATCGGTATATTTGGCAGATATGCCATACAGCTCATGAGACAGAT includes these proteins:
- a CDS encoding ADP-ribosylglycohydrolase family protein → MLTEIAVADAYGAGFEFSSRDKINQHNDFSHYLSHELYGISAKYTDDTQMSVAIAELIVEAPHWTKALIADKFVACFKRDPRLGYAKGFHSFLTGIHSGQEFLEKIINTSNRNGAAMRSVPLSVIKDTGELISKASMQASITHNTDIAIQSACAVALAGHFGIHQHGKVSDLKCFLENYGVSDWDFNWCTEVSVKAYDTVSAAFSCLISNDNLSDLIIQCVSLGGDTDSVASIAAGLATCFEEYDQSLPVNMINALDESSYGVHYLQALDNKLYSVY